A stretch of DNA from Penaeus vannamei isolate JL-2024 unplaced genomic scaffold, ASM4276789v1 unanchor3890, whole genome shotgun sequence:
GGCAGCCGGTCACGGACCTctgggcgagggcggcggcgcaGACGTGCGAGCCATGGGTGCAGGCATGGGCGGGGATGAGCGGGCGAGGTCGGCCTCTCCTCCGGGCGGCAGAGGAGTCGAGGGCGACGCCAGCGCTGATGAAACGCCGCCAGATGGAGGTGTGTAGGCGCGCGCGtactctcttgtgtgtgtgtgtacatatctttgtgtgtgcatgagcaaCCATGCTTGTCTTTATATAAAGGACCTCGTTCATATCCACGTAACTTACGATTCCCTTTCTCGAATTAGTGAATGTTGATAATATCTGATACAACTGGTCGTGAGACTGCCTCTTTGAACCCGTCCAACCAGAGTAAGTGAACGGCGGGTTTCCCTCCCGCAGACTGCCCGCGCCCCTACAAGCGCTTCGGTAGGTACTGCCTGACGCTCTTGCAGGAGCGCAACAAGTGGGAGTTTGCGAGGTCGCGCTGTCACCTGCACGCCCGCTCCATGGGCGGCGGGCGCGCCACGGTCAAGGGCGATCTCGTTGTGCCGCACGACATGGAGGCTTTTAAGGCGTTTATCGCAAGCACGGACTTCGGTAAGACCATCCTTTCATgacgtaatcattattatatgacTGTTCTTTACCCTTCAGCTTCTGCCTGGTGCTCCTTCCGTTCCCTCCTCGCGCTCCTTGCGGGCGGCCCTCTGAAGCCTCGTTCCCTTGCAGGCGGCGCTCCGACCGGGCGCGCGTGGGTGGGCGGCTCGGCGGAAGGCTGGggaggcgtgtgggcgtgggtggacgGCTCGCTGATGAACGAGCTCCCGTGGGTGTACTCGCAGGCGAGCGGCGACGGGTCGCGGATCGCCGTGGACCACGAGAGCGTCTTCCACACCGTTGGCGACGATGAGATCCTGTGGTCCGTGTGCCAGTACTTGCCGGCGTGAGGAGGCCGCCGCCGATGGACAACCTGCCTGCACAGTTTTacagtttttatcatcattttttctttctttcgacatCCTATCGGTGTGCTTTCTGAG
This window harbors:
- the LOC113818495 gene encoding uncharacterized protein (The sequence of the model RefSeq protein was modified relative to this genomic sequence to represent the inferred CDS: added 9 bases not found in genome assembly), which encodes MSKERWPRCSPSGVLLAVGILAIVGGLGQARADDRLPAALGELTAVLRDLGGEVTAGINKLLSELQQERLRRGEEVQALREQAADNRRALDVLRAELVAVASGRCPAAGHGPLGEGGGADVRAMGAGMGGDERARSASPPGGRGVEGDASADETPPDGDCPRPYKRFGRYCLTLLQERNKWEFARSRCHLHARSMGGGRATVKGDLVVPHDMEAFKAFIASTDFGGAPTGRAWVGGSAEGWGGVWAWVDGSLMNELPWVYSQASGDGSRIAVDHESVFHTVGDDEILWSVCQYLPA